The genomic stretch ATGAGTTAACTTCCTCCTCCACTTGGAATCAGGCAAGAACAATGTCTGGATCTTCAGTTATAAGCCTTTGAGTAAGTTCAGGTTAGGACTAACCTAGCCTAGCTTGTGCATTGCATTCTTCTGTACAGGCTGTTTGCAGGGGCTATAACTTGAGCTACATAGCTTATATGAATATGATTCAAGAGCCATACTTAAGCCAAGATCACAAGCTTTCCAGGGACATAACATTCACCCATATCCGTTGAGTATAGCCTGGGCTACAAAGCAAAGAGGTTGACCTAGGGCTGCTGAACTTTTCAGGAATGCAATCAATTCCCGGAACTGATTATTTTTGGACTCATTTGGCTTCTCCCTGACTTGGACCTTGATGTGATCAATAGCAAAATATGGAGATCCCTATCCTAAAGCTAAAAGTGAGAGACCCATGTCCCAACTCATGTTGCATAATGTACTCCGTAACTTTCTTTCATTTGGTCTTGTTATCGTCGTGATGTtaatggtggtggtggaggagggGGTAGGGGAGTAAAGATGAAAGTGGATGCACGGGTCATTGAACTGGCACGTCCCAACACGGTTCATGACCCATTTTAGCAGGACATAGGATTGACACGTACGGCTCAGTACGGTACGACGCACTATAGGTTATAGTTTTGCATGTCCTAAAGCTTGAGAAAGAAGACCATGTCTAGCCTAGACACGGCACAACCTACATGGACATGACAAGCTTGAACACGCCCAAAATACAAAGAAATAAGGCTAAAGTGCAGGAAATGTTTGGGAACGCTCAAATACGCCGCTACACACACAGGTAGTGATAAGTCTCTGGCCATCATTTCCATTTTACCATCATAACATAACACAACACGATACAAAATCCGCTTTTCCTACCTTGACCCAACACAACCTACTTCCATCTCTTACTCCCCTCTCTTGTTTTCTCTCGCTACCGTCCAATCCAATAATGGAGGAACGCACCTAAAGTACGTAGTTGGGAGTTCGCATTCCCATCAACATCAAGCATCTTTGCACCATCCCCTTCATTAATTGTATTTAATTGATAAACAAAACATACGTGATACTACATGGatatattaatttaatatatTTGCTTAATCATTATTCAAATTACTCATTCTCTCGTGGCCATTAGGCCCTCTTTTTTCACTTAATTTCAGCTTATTTTAATTCAGTTCAATTTAATTCTATTTATTTTAGTTCAATTCATTTTTTCATAAAGACTCTTACTTTAATTTAATTCCAtccatttcagttcagttcaatttagcTACCTTATATTCATTTTTAGTTCAATTCAACTCTTTTTGCCGAAAAAGAACATAATCTTAATATTACCCATAATACTTCCATAATGTGATGGTCATTTTATTTGTCAAAAAAATATTCTTGTTCCTTTGTTTCAAGTAAAGTTCCaatctttctccttatttttctcCACTCTTTTTGAGATCCAcaattcaaaaaaagaaaaatgggAATTTCCCAATGTAATTACACTGACTCAAGAATAAACCCACTTGAACAAAATCATTCTTCATCAATTCTTTTAAAAACCCATCTAAATTATCCTTCATTCATGTCTAATTATCATCTTAATCACAATGTAAATGATGATCATGATCATGAAGATGATGAATGCAATTACAATGAGTTAAAGTTCAAATCTTTATTAATGAAAATGATTtgggattttggttttggttgttttGTGCCATTTAATGAACAAAACAAGTACAAAAATGGGAAAAATTACATGAAAAACAACAGTTTAGAAGatgataatagtaataataaagcATGGTTACTTGCAGAATCAGGTGGAGATTTGGCAAACTGTGAACCAAACACAGTTCATTCATCATTTAGGTTTAGTATTTATTCACAAGTTGAGCTTGATTCCATGAAAGTTCCTTCTTCAACAGTTTTAATGGTGAATTTAGATAATATTAGTACGAATATGAGTGATTCTAATTTAAAAGAGATGAAATGGTGTAGAATTGACTCACTTGAGAAGAGTATTTCTCCTGTTGCTTCCTTTTTGATTAGGTTTAGTTTTACTGAAATTCTTTCTGCTACCAGAAACTTTTCTCCAGGTACTTCAATTCATTGTTTCCTCTCtttagttttcttttttttttttttttttttttttgtgtcggTTATAGGGtgtttttttgttacaattatgTAAATTTTTGTTATTTGATTCTAAATTGTGACGGAATAAGTAAAAATGACTCATTAAATTGGTTGCGCTTCTCTATACTGTGGAGTAGTATTCATTTGGTGCAAAACTCGACGTAATATATCATTAGCGAGACCTGGTACCTCTGTGACTATGTTACCCCGACACAAAACTAAGCCTGAAATAATCATATCTGACACTTTGACAGCGTGTTGTGTCCGACACTTGCAGTCAAGTCGGAGTCACATAGCATGGTATTATGGTCTTGAATCTTGATTGTTATAATCTTAATTGTGTGAAAGTGGAGTCATAATTAACTTTCTGTGTTTTCAAGTTCAATTTTTTCTTAATCTCTGTTTTAGTACTTTGCTACTTTTGTATGCTCCTTAATCATGCATGttaaactttttattttttttctgatTAAATTTTAGGTCATGTAGGATACTAAAAATGGTTGTTACTGTAAGAAAAAAGTGGATTAATTATAAGTTGATGTTTCTGAAAATGTATAGGTAGATTGCTAGGCCGCGGAGCATTGAGTTATGTATATAGAGGTCGAGTTGGACTTTTAAGAACATCGGTTGCAATAAAGAGGTTGGATAAGGAGGATAACGAAACTCCCAAGGCATTTTGTAGAGAATTGATGATTGCAAGTTACCTTCAACACCcaaacattgtccctcttttgggaTTTTGTATCGATCCAGAGGAAGGCTTGTTCTTGGTTTACAAATATGTTTCTAGCGGAAGCCTTGAGCACCATTTACACGGTAAGgattattcgtaaaccctaatatTTTCAATAATACGAAGTATATAATTATGAGAAAAATGTAGTTTTGACTTTACCAGCTAAGCTAGATAACATAAATGTGTAGGGAAGAAGAAAGGTGTGAAGGGTTTTGCATCACTTTCATGGTCGATTAGGTACAAGGTTGCTATAGGAATCGCTGAGGCGATTGCATATCTACACAATGGAACGGATAGATGCATCGTCCATAGAGACATAAAACCCTCCAATATTCTCTTATCCTCCAAGAAAAGGCCAAAGGTGAACTAGTTGTTGTTTTCTTCAGGGTTTTGTTCTTGATTTAATGTTATTGTGCGAGGTCTAAACTAGTTTGGTTGCTTATACAGTTGTGTGATTTTGGATTAGCAACTTGGACTCCGGCACCATCAATTCCCTTTCTTTGCAAAACTGTGAAAGGAACATTTGGGTAAGACTACAAGAAAAGACTATCTATTGTTCTGAATTGTAAAATTAATCAAACTTATCACTTACTTCAAGTTAAGAAATGATTTATCATTTCTACAGACGGAATGAAACGTGATACAACTGGTTTCACGTTCAAACCCGCCTCATATAAGTTTTTTGTGCCTTACCGAGGTTGCTAATTGACATAAAATAACAAATGCAGATACTTAGCTCCTGAGTATTTCCAACATGGGAAGGTATCTGATAAGACGGACGTCTATGCCTTCGGTGTAGTCCTTCTAGAGCTAATAACAGGCCAAAAGCCGATTGAATCGTCAAGACCAATGGGACAGGAGAACTTGGTCCAATGGGTATGTTGCTGTAGTTATTTAATCAATGGTAGTTTACTAGTTTCTGGATTTTAATCAAGTGGTCCTATCATATACACTGATACTAGTCTTACGTACACTTCACCATCTAATTTGGTGAAGACATGATGTTGTATTAAGTCATTTATTTAACCTTAGTACAATGATTAATGATTACTCCCTCCATCCCCGTCAATTTAATGTATGGGTCAGTTGGGTGACCCATAAAGCCGTTATATTTGGATTATTGTGTTTAAGTACGGGTTGGGCTGGATCACTCGAGTCGAGTcagttttgccaggtctagagaAAAAGTCATTTTGGATAAAGATGGGGTTGTATTGACAAAGGTGATGTTGTGACAGGCAAAGCCTCTCTTGGACAAAGGTGATACTGGAATTAATACATTAATTGATCCGCGAGCCAAAGTCACTCCGAAAAGCTCAACACTAATTACTCAGATGGCTAAGGCTGCTTCGGCCTGTATAAATGGTGATGAATCTTGTCGGCCAAGCATTATCGAAGCCATCACTTTATTGAGGGGAGAAACTTGGGCTATCAAGagcaaaggcaagcctagttttAGTCGAAATGGAAGTGCTCATCATGTACTACAACGAACAACAAGCGATATGAAGAATCATTTGGCTCTGGCTATGCTAGGAGTTTCAGAGTGGGATGACGATGATTTTGCGTATGGTCGATGACAATCAGTAATCAGTATGTCGACTTTTTGTGTGTTGGTTTTTCTATCTTTGCCTTATTTGTCTTCGTCGTTTCAAGCTTAGCAAAGAGACGGATTGTATAGAAATCGAACTCGGAATGATGAAAAAATTAATGTGGAAAATGTGTAGTAATTTCGTCTGGTTTAGTACTTATGTAGAGGCAAACACAAATTTCAGAGCTGATTCTCGAGCACTGTGAACGCAAGTTCAAATCAGCTCGTTTAAACTCGAAGCAGGCTCATGCATTTTGCGGAATAGATAAGAAATAGTTAACCAAAGGATCATTCTTTCTAAAACAAACAAGAACCAAAGGGCGATATATGCAAAATGTAATGATTGTGATTTGTAATTTTCATAAAAACAGAGCAAATGGTAACTTCCTAGAATATCTTAGCAACATCTCTAATCAAACCGCGGTTGGCTTGGGCAAAAGCGGTGAATTCTTCGAATGAAATGAACTCATCGCCATCAGTATCAAGCTCCGCCATCATCCGCATAACATCCTCAGGAGTGACTGATGCAAGTGTCTTTAGGGCATCTCCCAGCTCAGTGGACGATATTTTGCCATCACCATTGGTGTCGAACTTCTTGAAAATTTTCTCCCGGTCGGCAATATCTTGAGGTGTGTCCTCATCAGCCATAATGGCAGTTACTTGCAGAGCCAAAAAAAGAAATGCACAAATGTGAAAAATTGGTGTAGTTTTGGATTAATGCAAGTATGATTGTGCATAACCAGGTTAAAGGGAATAAATAGAAGTTGTTTCCTATATTTAGAGGGTCTCAGGATTGATTTAAGCTCttttacagctgccaaaaaaaaaaggaTTGATTAAGCTTAATTATCGGATTACCTTAGAGTTAAAATTTCAGCAAAAATTACTAAATATAGGTTTGATCTCAAATAGAGAGGCCAATAATCCTAAACTTAGAGCTAATTTTTCTAAGCAAATACAaggataattataattataattcttAATAATAAAGGTTATTTATATTTTATACAGACTATATTTATTGAGATGACGTAAGTCGCCTTACCCATGTATTGCAACAAATTATCTATTGTTTTTTGAATGATACATATTGAAAATTGCATTGAGAAGTGCTGTGTCTCAGCAAATTGACCTTGTAATCTAAATATTATTGAAGAATTCTAAAGCTACCAAAAACAGAAAATTAAAGCCTTTTTAGTTTTGTAGTTTTTGAAAACAAAAGAGTAAGGAAATACTTGTACAGTTGTACGTAGCATCTTTCTACAgctgcccaaaaaaaaaaaaaaaaaaaaaaaaaaaaaaaaaaaaaaaaaaaaaaaaaaaaaaaagttgtacgTTGCATTCCCTtagtctcattcatttgtttacctattttaatttttatgagaagtattttaatcaaagataaataaatgattgaaaCGGAGGGAGTACATACAACTAGAACCGTGTTCAAGAAGGTCAAATTATGAACATGATAAACACACTCCTACTACAAGGATCATGATCAGTAAGGTTGAGCACAAATGCACAATACAAAATTTATCATAGAGCTAAATTTGATTTCTTACAACATTCATCAATAGCTCAACTGTCATACAACAATGAATCAAAACGACACAGGGCTGAATCTTAATACAACGTGGCAGCACGACCACTCTGCCACTGGCTCAACtatcatacaacaacaacaacaatgaatcAAAATGACACAGGACTGAATCTTAGTACAACGTGGCGGCAAGACCGCTCTGCCACTTACACACCACTACTCAAAATTACACATGGTTAGATCCAAAGACAGCCATACTAAAAGAGTGGAATCAAGAATATCCTAATGTCTACAGCTCTACAAGATAGGCAAGGTCCATTATTCCAATCAAAGTCAACCTTGCAAGTAACATTATTGCACATCATTGATTCATTATGGCTGAAAATTTGGGTACTTACA from Silene latifolia isolate original U9 population chromosome 2, ASM4854445v1, whole genome shotgun sequence encodes the following:
- the LOC141643199 gene encoding putative serine/threonine-protein kinase PBL7, which codes for MGISQCNYTDSRINPLEQNHSSSILLKTHLNYPSFMSNYHLNHNVNDDHDHEDDECNYNELKFKSLLMKMIWDFGFGCFVPFNEQNKYKNGKNYMKNNSLEDDNSNNKAWLLAESGGDLANCEPNTVHSSFRFSIYSQVELDSMKVPSSTVLMVNLDNISTNMSDSNLKEMKWCRIDSLEKSISPVASFLIRFSFTEILSATRNFSPGRLLGRGALSYVYRGRVGLLRTSVAIKRLDKEDNETPKAFCRELMIASYLQHPNIVPLLGFCIDPEEGLFLVYKYVSSGSLEHHLHGKKKGVKGFASLSWSIRYKVAIGIAEAIAYLHNGTDRCIVHRDIKPSNILLSSKKRPKLCDFGLATWTPAPSIPFLCKTVKGTFGYLAPEYFQHGKVSDKTDVYAFGVVLLELITGQKPIESSRPMGQENLVQWAKPLLDKGDTGINTLIDPRAKVTPKSSTLITQMAKAASACINGDESCRPSIIEAITLLRGETWAIKSKGKPSFSRNGSAHHVLQRTTSDMKNHLALAMLGVSEWDDDDFAYGR